The stretch of DNA GTTGGCGGAAGCCGCACTCCCAACCGGTGTGGACGCGACCGTTGCATCGGCGCTCAGACGCACCGTACAGCTTTCCTTCGTGTCCGGCTTTCGCTGGATCATGCTGCTAAGTGCGGGCCTCGCGCTCCTGAGCGCGCTCGCCGCCTGGGTATTGGTCGAGCGACGACCGCGCGCGAAGAAGTGATCACGCTGCAATGGACTGG from Pseudomonadota bacterium encodes:
- a CDS encoding MFS transporter, producing the protein LAEAALPTGVDATVASALRRTVQLSFVSGFRWIMLLSAGLALLSALAAWVLVERRPRAKK